The following coding sequences are from one Salvia hispanica cultivar TCC Black 2014 chromosome 3, UniMelb_Shisp_WGS_1.0, whole genome shotgun sequence window:
- the LOC125216082 gene encoding protein FIZZY-RELATED 2-like has product MEPPTTSTFSPDPKTPSPKLLASSYRRPSSSRTIYGDRFIPSRSSSNFALFNLPNSSSNASSDDSNSAYTNLLKSALFGPECVSGFQPLTPDKSSSGGRFSGRSSGSDSVFQTSPPNCNIFKYKTETRRSLHSLSPFGFDDQLPGVTHSPVKAPRKVPRSPYKVLDAPALQDDFYLNLVDWSSHNVLAVGLGNCVYLWHASSSKVVKLCDLGSDDSVCSVGWAQRNTHLAVGTSNGKVQLWDASRCKRIRTMEGHRLRVGALAWSSSTLSSGSRDKSILQRDIRAQEDYVSKLSGHKSEVCGLKWSYDNRELASGGNDNRLFVWNQHSTQPVLKYCEHTAAVKAIAWSPHLHGLLASGGGTADRCIRFWNTTTNTKLSCMDTGSQVCNLVWSKNVNELVSTHGYSQNQIIVWRYPSMSKLATLTGHTYRVLYLAISPDGQTIVTGAGDETLRFWNVFPSPKSQNTESEIGASSLGRTQIR; this is encoded by the exons ATGGAACCCCCCACCACGAGCACCTTCTCCCCCGACCCGAAAACTCCGTCGCCAAAGCTTCTCGCCTCCTCCTATCGCCGCCCCTCTTCCTCCCGCACAATTTACGGAGATCGCTTCATCCCCAGCCGCTCCTCTTCTAATTTTGCTCTCTTCAATCTCCCCAATTCTAGCTCCAATGCCTCTTCCGATGATTCCAATTCGGCCTACACCAACCTCTTGAAGTCCGCCCTTTTCGGGCCCGAATGCGTCAGTGGATTTCAGCCATTGACGCCGGATAAATCTTCCTCCGGCGGGAGATTTAGTGGTCGGAGCAGCGGCAGTGATAGTGTTTTCCAGACTAGTCCTCCGAATTGCAACATTTTCAAGTATAAGACCGAAACGAGGAGGTCTCTGCATTCTCTGTCTCCGTTTGGATTTGATGATCAGCTCCCTGGGGTTACTCATAGTCCTGTTAAGGCCCCAAGGAAAGTCCCTAGATCTCCTTACAAG GTTCTGGATGCGCCTGCTTTGCAAGATGATTTCTATCTTAACCTAGTTGATTGGTCTTCGCACAATGTGTTGGCTGTGGGGCTGGGAAACTGTGTTTATCTGTGGCATGCTTCTAGCAGCAAG GTAGTGAAGCTGTGTGATTTAGGATCTGATGATAGTGTCTGTTCTGTCGGCTGGGCTCAACGCAACACACATCTTGCAGTTGGAACTAGCAACGGGAAAGTCCAA TTGTGGGATGCCTCTCGTTGCAAGAGGATAAGAACCATGGAGGGACATCGGCTGCGAGTTGGAGCCCTAGCCTGGAGTTCTTCCACATTATCGTCAGGAAGCCGCGACAAAAGTATTCTTCAGCGTGATATACGAGCTCAGGAAGACTATGTTAGCAAGTTAAGCGGACATAAATCAGAG GTTTGTGGGTTGAAGTGGTCTTATGACAATCGAGAGTTAGCATCAGGTGGAAATGATAACAGG CTTTTTGTATGGAACCAACATTCGACCCAGCCTGTGCTAAAATACTGTGAACACACTGCTGCTGTAAAAGCAATTGCATGGTCGCCCCATCTTCATGGACTCCTTGCTTCTGGGGGTGGCACTGCTGACCGATGCATTCGTTTCTGGAATACAACTACTAATACGAAGCTAAGTTGCATGGATACTGGAAGTCAG GTATGCAATCTTGTGTGGTCGAAGAATGTCAATGAACTTGTGAGTACCCATGGCTACTCCCAAAACCAAATAATCGTTTGGAGATATCCTTCAATGTCAAAG TTGGCTACTCTAACAGGCCATACCTACAGGGTACTCTACCTTGCTATTTCACCAGATGGGCAG ACAATCGTGACAGGAGCAGGAGATGAAACACTTCGGTTCTGGAATGTTTTTCCTTCACCTAAATCTCAG AACACTGAAAGTGAAATCGGGGCATCATCTCTTGGAAGGACGCAAATTCGCTGA
- the LOC125216122 gene encoding expansin-A18-like: protein MAYNLLYSWCLVLAVVVGGAAAGGYSAPAGFQPTPWQQAFATFYGDESASETMNGACGYGNLFNTGYGTDTAALSTTLFKNGYACGQCFQLRCVNSKWCNKGSPITTITATNLCPPNWSQDSNNGGWCNPPRSHFDMAKPAFMKIAQWTAGIVPVTYRRVACNRRGGIRFRFEGNGYWLLVYVMNVGGGGDVANMWVKGSKTNWISMSHNWGASYQAFATLGGQPLSFKITSFTSHQVLIANYVTPANWQAGMTYTANVNFR from the exons ATGGCTTATAATTTGCTTTATTCATGGTGCCTTGTGTTAGCGGTGGTAGTTGGTGGAGCAGCAGCGGGGGGATATTCAGCCCCAGCTGGATTTCAACCTACCCCATGGCAACAAGCCTTTGCAACATTTTATGGCGATGAATCGGCTTCCGAAACCATGA ACGGAGCATGCGGATACGGAAACTTGTTCAACACGGGCTATGGCACGGACACGGCGGCGCTGAGCACAACGCTATTCAAAAACGGGTACGCGTGCGGGCAGTGCTTCCAGCTCCGTTGCGTAAATTCAAAGTGGTGCAACAAGGGGTCACCCATCACCACCATCACCGCCACCAATCTCTGCCCGCCCAACTGGTCTCAGGACTCCAACAACGGCGGCTGGTGCAACCCGCCTCGCTCCCATTTCGACATGGCCAAGCCAGCTTTCATGAAGATTGCTCAGTGGACCGCTGGCATTGTTCCTGTCACATACCGCAG AGTAGCATGCAATAGGAGAGGGGGAATAAGGTTCAGGTTCGAGGGGAACGGGTACTGGCTGCTGGTATACGTGATGAACGTCGGGGGAGGGGGAGACGTGGCGAATATGTGGGTGAAGGGAAGCAAGACAAACTGGATTAGCATGAGCCATAACTGGGGTGCTTCATATCAAGCATTTGCAACACTTGGTGGGCAGCCGCTTTCATTCAAGATCACTTCATTCACTTCGCATCAAGTTTTGATTGCAAACTATGTTACCCCTGCAAATTGGCAAGCCGGAATGACTTACACTGCCAATGTTAATTTTCGTTGA
- the LOC125211752 gene encoding PGR5-like protein 1B, chloroplastic, with translation MATGLTFHATKPLFLTTHFTNLSYVNVPTSALAPPRKPSLKRNLAVKATTDPSGQVEKDEIDEKPKRTVGEMEQEFLQALQAFYYEGKSIMSNEEFDNLKEELMWEGSSVVMLSADEQRFLEASIAYVSGNPLLSDKEFDELKQRLKADGSEIVIEGPRCSLRSRKVYSDLSVDYLKMYLLNAPATIVALGLFFFIDEITGFEVVKIPEPFGFLVTWFAALPFIIWLAFTLTNAVVKDVLILEGICPNCGTKNNSFFGSILSISSGGSTNNVKCSNCGTALVYDSKTRLITLPE, from the exons ATGGCCACCGGACTTACTTTCCACGCAACCAAACCCTTATTTCTTACCACTCACTTCACAAACCTCTCTTATGTAAATGTTCCTACTTCCGCTTTGGCACCCCCTCGAAAGCCGTCGCTCAAACGAAATTTGGCTGTCAAAGCCACCACTGATCCATCAG GTCAGGTTGAAAAGGATGAAATCGATGAGAAACCGAAAAGGACTGTAGGGGAGATGGAACAGGAATTTCTTCAAGCACTTCAG GCATTCTATTACGAGGGGAAGTCAATTATGTCGAATGAAGAATTTGATAATCTCAAGGAAGAACTGATGTGGGAAGGAAGCAGTGTTGTAATGCtaa GTGCTGATGAGCAGAGGTTTTTGGAAGCTTCAATTGCTTATGTATCCGGAAACCCACTTTTGTCCGACAAGGAGTTTGATGAACTGAAACAGAGGCTTAAG GCAGATGGTAGTGAAATTGTGATTGAAGGTCCTCGATGCAGCCTCCGGAGTAGGAAG GTCTATAGTGATCTTTCTGTTGACTACCTAAAGATGTACCTTCTGAATGCTCCGGCTACAATTGTTGCGTTAGGATT GTTTTTCTTTATAGACGAAATAACTGGCTTCGAGGTCGTAAAG ATTCCGGAGCCATTTGGTTTTCTCGTCACGTGGTTTGCAGCTCTGCCTTTCATAATATGGCTAGCGTTCACGCTCACAAATGCCGTTGTGAAAGATGTTTTAATCTTAGAG GGGATCTGTCCAAACTGCGGCACCAAGAACAATTCCTTTTTCGGTTCCATACTATCGATTTCCAGTGGGGGTTCTACCAACAACGTGAAATGCTCCAA TTGTGGGACTGCATTGGTGTATGATTCCAAGACACGTTTGATTACGTTGCCTGAATGA
- the LOC125216387 gene encoding leucoanthocyanidin dioxygenase produces the protein MVATTAPRPRVEELARSGLETIPKDYVRPQEELNSIRDIFEEEKSIDEGPQLPTIDLLEIDSSDEETRKKCHEAVKKAAMEWGVMHLVNHGIPEELTSRVKAAGKEFFELPVEEKEKYANDQAAGNVQGYGSKLANNASGQLEWEDYFFHCVLPEDKRDFSIWPNHPADYIAATSEYAKQVRGLATKILSVLSIGLGLEKDRLEKEVCGTEDLILQMKINFYPKCPQPELALGVEAHTDVSALTFILHNMVPGLQVFYEGKWVTAKCVPNSIIMHIGDTIEILSNGRYKSILHRGLVNKDKVRISWAVFCEPDKDKIILQPLPETVSEAEPPHFTPRTFAQHLKGKLFRKTDGDGDGDGVDEKNMDGNKSNN, from the exons aTGGTTGCTACAACGGCTCCAAGGCCGCGGGTGGAGGAACTCGCCCGAAGCGGCCTGGAGACGATCCCCAAAGACTACGTCCGGCCCCAAGAAGAGCTGAATAGCATCCGCGACATTttcgaagaagaaaaaagcaTCGATGAGGGGCCACAGCTGCCCACGATCGATCTCCTCGAGATCGATTCCAGCGACGAGGAGACGCGGAAGAAGTGCCACGAGGCGGTGAAGAAGGCGGCGATGGAATGGGGGGTGATGCATTTGGTGAATCACGGTATACCTGAGGAGCTGACGAGCCGTGTCAAGGCTGCCGGGAAGGAGTTTTTCGAGCTGCCGGtggaggagaaggagaagtaCGCCAACGATCAGGCGGCCGGGAATGTGCAGGGCTACGGAAGCAAGCTAGCTAACAACGCCAGTGGGCAGCTCGAGTGGGAGGACTACTTTTTCCATTGTGTGCTGCCTGAGGACAAAAGGGACTTTTCTATTTGGCCCAATCACCCTGCTGATTATAT AGCGGCTACAAGCGAGTATGCAAAGCAGGTGCGAGGACTAGCAACGAAGATACTATCGGTCCTATCGATAGGGCTAGGGCTCGAAAAAGACAGGCTAGAAAAAGAAGTGTGTGGTACGGAGGATCTAATCCTCCAAATGAAGATAAACTTCTACCCGAAATGCCCCCAGCCGGAGCTGGCCCTTGGCGTAGAGGCGCACACGGATGTCAGCGCGCTCACCTTCATCCTGCACAACATGGTCCCGGGGCTCCAGGTGTTCTACGAGGGAAAATGGGTGACCGCAAAATGCGTGCCGAATTCCATAATCATGCACATCGGAGACACGATCGAGATCCTGAGCAACGGAAGGTACAAGAGCATCCTGCACCGCGGACTCGTCAACAAGGACAAGGTCAGGATTTCTTGGGCGGTTTTCTGCGAGCCGGACAAGGATAAGATCATTCTCCAGCCGCTGCCGGAGACTGTTTCGGAGGCTGAGCCGCCGCACTTCACGCCTCGCACGTTTGCTCAACATCTCAAGGGGAAGCTCTTTAGGAAGACcgatggtgatggtgatggtgatggtgtTGATGAGAAGAATATGGATGGGAATAAgtcaaataattga